One window of the Nicotiana tabacum cultivar K326 chromosome 4, ASM71507v2, whole genome shotgun sequence genome contains the following:
- the LOC142180169 gene encoding replication protein A 70 kDa DNA-binding subunit B-like, with translation MHKELEIGFKENTLVEESNSYFSTIGFLNNFISFDEASKCTNGTIFDIVGILVNVKPSMGKGSKKRREIVLINEMVDRKTVTLLNDFSEIDDQVLQKLIDEKPVVAACDVRKTSYRGSFSIYTTYVSSIMINPKFEKAIIALQKWHGYKKAKNIDISLLPSIQLKNAREVKIEDIKDDSFDNNEDTYFKFNARIKDIMNKDEPWYSSCKKCYKKVDVISNNLFCFVNCYYI, from the exons ATGCACAAGGAGCTTGAGATTGGATTTAAGGAAAATACTTTAGTTGAAGAAAGCAATAGTTACTTTTCGACCATTggttttttaaataattttatttcattcGATGAGGCATCAAAGTGCACCAATGGAACAATTTTTG aTATAGTTGGAATTTTAGTGAATGTTAAACCCTCCATGGGAAAAGGTTCAAAGAAACGAAGGGAGATAGTGCTTATCAACGAGAT GGTTGATAGAAAGACTGTAACCTTATTGAATGATTTCTCAGAGATAGACGATCAAGTGCTACAAAAATTAATTGATGAAAAACCTGTTGTTGCGGCATGTGATGTTAGGAAAACATCATATAGAG GAAGTTTTTCAATATATACTACATATGTTAGTAGTATAATGATAAATCCAAAGTTTGAAAAGGCAATAATAGCTCTCCAAAAATG GCATGGCTACAAGAAGGCAAAAAATATAGATATTAGTCTATTGCCAAGTATACAACTAAAAAATGCTCGGGAAGTGAAGATTGAGGATATCAAAGATGATTCGTTTGACAATAACGAG GATACATATTTTAAATTCAATGCAAGAATAAAAGATATAATGAATAAAGACGAACCATGGTATTCTTCTTGCAAGAAATGTTACAAGAAAGTGGACGTTATAAGTAATAACCTTTTTTGCTTCGTCAATTGCTATtacatttaa